One Haloimpatiens massiliensis genomic region harbors:
- a CDS encoding ABC transporter ATP-binding protein has protein sequence MNSKHLKYSFFSNLRYIFINVWKYDKLLFIFFTINSMLNALYPLVIAFFPKLIIDELLTNRRIKYLISILILFLITTAITEFFTSLLQSKCTLKIIMIRAKFLKRHSMKCMTTDFVNTEDKEFLNNSNKALKAIEKFNYGLEGMLRELFRFGSILLAFAGYSVVILTFNPWVLIYLVISVVIMYIFNLRVKNYEYSKRDEVSNLDRHINYLNNTMCDFLYGKDIRIYNISKWISNKFIKFTDEKMTINKSIYNKYYKSNLLNVVFSFIREGIVYFYLIYLMLNNKITIGSFVMYVSVIESFSGWLLNVISSATNLHSQNMYICDLREFLEENNYNKKNQEHNEYDCNNLTVDEVEFRNVSFKYPNSEKYVLKNFSLKINRDEKLAIVGRNGAGKTTIIKLLCRLYSPTEGEILINGINIERFSTDEYNKLLSVVFQEVKIFAFSVAENVALCKEKDINFERVYKVLKKVGLSSKIKGLSNGTSTSMLKFLDEDGVEFSGGENQRLAISRAIYKNGDIVILDEPTSALDALAEYEIYNNFNNIMNGNIGIYISHRLSSTRFCSNIILLEDGQVVEKGTHNELLNLNGKYAELFNIQAKYYR, from the coding sequence ATGAATTCAAAACATTTAAAATATAGTTTTTTTAGTAATTTACGATATATATTTATTAATGTATGGAAATATGATAAACTTTTATTCATATTTTTTACTATTAATTCAATGTTAAATGCATTATATCCACTTGTCATTGCTTTTTTCCCAAAGTTAATTATAGATGAACTGTTGACAAATAGAAGGATAAAGTACTTAATATCCATACTGATACTATTTTTAATTACAACTGCTATTACTGAATTTTTTACCTCTTTATTACAAAGTAAATGTACATTAAAGATAATTATGATCAGAGCTAAATTTCTAAAAAGACATAGCATGAAATGTATGACAACGGACTTTGTAAACACTGAAGATAAAGAATTCTTAAACAATTCAAACAAAGCCCTTAAAGCAATTGAGAAATTTAATTATGGGCTTGAGGGAATGCTTCGTGAATTGTTTAGATTTGGAAGTATTCTTTTAGCCTTTGCAGGATACTCAGTTGTTATACTTACCTTTAATCCATGGGTTTTAATATATTTAGTTATAAGTGTTGTTATTATGTATATTTTTAATTTAAGAGTAAAAAATTATGAATATAGTAAACGTGATGAAGTATCAAATCTTGATAGACATATAAACTATTTAAATAATACAATGTGCGATTTTTTATATGGTAAGGATATTAGAATATACAATATTTCAAAGTGGATAAGTAATAAATTTATAAAATTTACAGATGAAAAGATGACTATCAATAAATCAATTTACAATAAGTATTATAAGAGTAATCTTTTAAATGTGGTGTTTTCTTTTATACGAGAAGGAATTGTTTACTTTTATTTAATCTATTTAATGCTTAATAATAAAATCACCATAGGTAGCTTTGTTATGTATGTTTCAGTTATTGAAAGTTTTTCAGGATGGTTACTAAATGTTATTAGTAGCGCTACAAATTTACATAGTCAAAATATGTATATATGTGATTTGAGAGAATTTTTGGAGGAAAATAACTATAATAAGAAAAATCAAGAACATAATGAATATGATTGTAACAATTTAACTGTCGATGAAGTAGAATTTAGAAATGTATCTTTTAAATATCCTAATAGTGAAAAATATGTGCTAAAAAATTTCTCCTTAAAGATAAATCGTGATGAGAAATTGGCTATTGTTGGTAGGAATGGAGCTGGTAAGACTACAATAATAAAATTATTGTGCAGATTATATTCTCCAACGGAAGGTGAAATTCTTATAAATGGAATAAATATTGAAAGATTTTCCACTGATGAATATAACAAGTTGTTGTCTGTAGTCTTCCAGGAAGTTAAGATATTTGCTTTTTCAGTTGCTGAAAATGTAGCCTTATGTAAAGAGAAAGATATTAACTTTGAAAGGGTATATAAAGTACTTAAGAAGGTAGGATTAAGCTCAAAGATTAAAGGATTAAGTAATGGAACAAGTACTAGTATGTTAAAGTTTTTAGATGAAGATGGAGTTGAATTTTCAGGGGGAGAAAATCAAAGACTAGCTATTTCAAGAGCTATATATAAAAATGGGGACATTGTTATATTAGATGAACCTACCTCAGCCTTAGATGCATTAGCAGAATATGAAATTTATAATAACTTTAATAATATAATGAACGGTAATATAGGAATTTATATCTCCCATAGGCTTTCAAGTACCAGGTTTTGCTCCAATATTATTTTACTTGAAGATGGACAAGTTGTAGAGAAGGGAACGCATAATGAGCTTCTTAATCTCAATGGGAAATATGCAGAACTTTTCAATATCCAAGCAAAATATTATAGATAA